A window of Gambusia affinis linkage group LG03, SWU_Gaff_1.0, whole genome shotgun sequence genomic DNA:
caaaaataattttgatcaatTCTTATATTACTACAGGGATTTTGCTGCTTTCTATTGACCTTATAGATATACACCAAGCTTGAGACTCGCAAGTGACAAATGTGATAAGAAAGTCAATGATGCacaattttgtgtaattttgctCACAGAAACACTTCCAATGTTTATAAtacttattgaaataaattgtatGTATACGTCATTCCTCAttctttttaataacattttcttaatcTTGGTTAGACTGAGTTAAAATATAACCTGGAGGCTATGAAACAAATTGGGACTGTGTGtaacataacataaaataaagaaatgcacattttcaaaataaaagctcaactATATGGGTTTGAAACAGTAACAGAGTGGAAAAGATAAATAATCTTTCcttattgttgtattttctaCAGGGAAGAGCAGtgaacagagaaataaaactcaAGTACAGTCAGGTATAACAACACATTACAGCAGAACACAGAAGGCTTTGCTAGGAATATGGAAGCATGTCCATCCAACACCAGGAATGAGAGAATCTTTTGTTTGGACTGTAATGAACTTCAGAACAGGAACAGACAATACAAGTCTTTTGGTTTCCATAGAAACATATTGGTAAGCATAATGCACTCAGTCCATCATTTTCAGATTCGCTGCTTCAGGAATATGGCAAATGACAcaaatggatgtttttattgaagAGAACAGAAAACTCTTTCGAAAGCAGTTGGTGGAGACTAATTCCATCATGAATATACACCCAGCGTTCTCCCGTCCAGTCGTAGCGTTTCGGTCCACTGGGAAcgcaaaaggaaaaagaagcgGGGAATAAAATTACAgtctgaaaccagatatttacatattacACATAACgtatagatttttttacttgtataaAGTTAAATCTGgccaaacttctcttgttttagttcagttaattttatccaaattattaatatttgctaaatgccagaaaacgtAGCAAGAAGACTTTGAGATTTTTGTAACCTTTGAGTAAATATATTCTGTCTGAGTTTCAGTTTATAACAAAATCAGAGCGCCACTGGAGTCACTGTCCAAACACTAGAGAAGGTCAGATGTTTTTATGAGCTGTACTAATGTGTCTTTTGAAAATGCTATAAATTTGAGGTGAAAACTGTCACTGATTTCCACTCTTATCATCAGACATCAATGTGCTCTTATACATTGAAGTCAATGGGGACTTCAAGGCCCCCCTTCAAACATCCTTTGGACAGTCTTGTTTCTCCTTTAAAGTTCTCAAAATCAGAAGTCTCTTCCCACTTACCCAAAGCTAAAGATGGACATTTAACATCTTTAACAGTCCAAAGGCAATGGGTAAAGACTGGGCAAAGCTGCTCTCATGAAAAAATAGAATGAAGGTCATTTTAACACTGGCCaaactttcttctttgcaaTTTTAACTTCTATAATTTTCCTACTcctctttttcctttcattctttTATATCCTTCAAGAGCCTTCTATGGACAGGTGTTTAAAATTAGCAAGAGTATAAGATTTTCAGATTCACTGCTTCAGGAAGTGAATCTGAAGCTGGATAGAATGCATCTGAAGCAttctatttatctattttttagaTGGATAGAATAAGAGAGAACTGCACGCAGTATCTGCCTCAAATTAAATTAGATATGTTGGGAAAGAAATTAACTCAAGAAGtgtaaattctaaaaaaaaaaaaaaatctgaagaaataaaacttcaaacaaGATAATTAAATATAGGCTATATATTATATTCTACAATAACAGACAACACTGCAGTTCTACCTGGTAGGAGAAGAAAGCCAGATCTGTCTGTTCGGTGTCTGTTTGTTGATAACATAGGTTCCATGGCCTCCACCCAACTTTATCGTCAACACTCCACTCTGTGCACACATTCAAAACACATACAGTTACACAGTCCTTCATATGTGTTCAATTTAAATtacaatcaaacattttttagatgAAGTGAATGGCTGCCTATTTAGTTAACTATTCATTACAAATGTCCATGTTAAAGCCCCctggatgaagaaaaacagactgaacGGTTCTGATTGTACCATCcatcacattttaaacaaaaaggcGATTCAAGGCAGGAGATCCAGGGTGACAGAAAATGGTTGCAATTTGACAAACATCAACTGGTGTGGCTTAAATAGGAAATGAACTGAGAGATGCAGGTGAGGTTTTGTGAGCATCCCGCTGCATCAAGATCATTTTTTGTCTTGTGTAAAAGAGACATTTGCCACATGACAACAACTCCTTCATGAACATgtaggagtcttcatgaatatttatgtctgttgtCATTAAGTGTCAGttagtaaataatgacacttttaatgcaaagtcgatgctttgcattaaaatacaaGTGTTAAAGTGtcatttaccgaatgacacttcataaCAGAAGACTCAATGTTCATGACAAGTGTTGTCATGTCTATAACAATGTCATGCTAGTCTTATGCTCacctttcaaataaagtgttaccaaccAGGTTTATAGTAGTCTCATAGAACTTGGCACATCCCTGCCTGTTGGTCCAAATTACCATGGTTGCTCATGAATTTTTGTAACGTaacattgtttaaaacaaaaacaatttttgtttgtttgtttgttttctggaagtAATACTACTGTTGTGGAATGGACGAAACCCAAGTGTAAATTTCAGTCTTACTAACAATCTGTGGAGGGAATTAACCCCTAAAATACACTGCATGTGCTACCTTGTTAGATGTTTCTACTGTAGCACGGATAGATAACTCTGTCTGTGTGTCAGTGATATACGTGTCTAAAACTGCTAACGTCATATTTAGTGACCAAAAACTACAGCAGCttgtgttaatgttaaatacATTATTTGAGTGACAAGGTTGTATGACAGTCTTTATCAGAAGCAGCACAGCCACAATGTGAGCAGGTCACTGTGTTCCTGAAATGATCGGATATGATTGATATACACTAAAATTACGCTGCTTTTACGCAGCTTCAATCTCACATTATATCACTACCAACATGTTCTATTCCATAAAAGGAgtgttattaaattaaaatgttttaaagtattttagtgGAACCAAATGtcccacaaaaacaacatattttgtcCCAATTCACATGATTGATGGTAAGCAATGACTCTGTTTGCAGTATACAGTAGAGTAATGACATTGCAGAAAGCCATAAGTATGTTGACCAGCTGCCTGTCATATAAACTTAAAACATGAACTAATACAGCAGCTTAATGAAAACcaggtataaaataaattaattaaaacttatcttaatatttgatgaaataaaaaggaTGAAACGAAACATCCACAGGTAGGATGTATTGATAAGaaatctgcagaggttctgaaAGACAGATGAGGAAAAAGAGACATTCATATCATAAAATGCTGTAGCCTACTACTCCATTTccaaaatgaatattttccCTCCATTGCTCTGTCTGTGTTGACCGGCGGTCTTATGACTTATTTGAGTTATTTATGTATCAGTTATGCACAACATGCTGCCAGCAATATACccatatttttattaacagtattttctgcaaatttagTTTTTCGTGGTGAATTATTCAAAAAATTCGGATGTGGTGCTCATGCAGCTTCCTGTTGGATCAGTGGAATCTGTAAAGATCGACTCCACACTTGGTCCAGCGTCCTGCAACAATAGAATGGATTCTAATTTTGGAAGATGGCTCTGCAGAAGGGTGGCGCAGTGCACTGCCACACGCATGTAGTGCAAGTGCTGTTATTGATAATAACGTGTGCATATTCACTGTGGCAGAGCTGGTTGCAGTGTATTTTAGGGGTAACACCCACCTACCTATCAAACTTGACACTATAGATAAATTGTAAAATCTCCAGTGGGAAACAGTGATTCAATGAATGGATGACCTTTTCCGTTTTCCGTTAGTTACTTTgcataataaaaaactgaaaaggaacTGAAACAgctattaataaaacataatttataattcttctgaaatataaagttcTTTTGTGATTATTTGGGCTGTGGAGTTTTCTGTTTCCTACAATAATTGATGTTCTGAGCTGACCAGTTGATGTTATAATGCCttacagaaaatacaacatCATATTCTGTTCCAGAGAAAGCTTCGTCTGCCAGATCTTCAAAGTAATCAGATAGAGCATCCAGCGTCTCATCTGCCAGCTTCTCATAGGCTCCTTCTGAAAGCTCTCTTCCagagaaagacacaaaaatattatttttttggacaaGTCATTAATTACCAGTGATATTACATAGGAACAATAACAGAGGAATACCTTATATGCACATGGGAcagtttcttctttcttcttgatGTTAGAGAAAGATTTCTGATTGACCCTTCAAATCTTCTCCAGCCATGCTGAGGAAAGAAAACCTCACACAAGTCACTTAATGGTAAAGTTTCATGTGTTTTAGTGTTGATAATGTTTTCTATAGGGACAGTTGCGAAGTGAAGTTTTTTGTAATACAAtattcacagaaacaaacaaaatccaaagCTTTGAACATTGAACATGCAGACAGAGGTACAGAGGAAAAGTTTTGCCACAGTGTTTGactggctcagtcaaagtccagacacaCAGCCATTGGTGATTGTGTAGCAAGAGCAGCACCATCATGCCAGTAGCGCATGTTAGACGCGTTTCTGTGAAGTGCATAGCGGAACTGTAGCACGGATACAGTTTAAATAATCCAAAagagaattattttttactgaGTAACATTGCtatgctgtgtttttattggtgattctatgttgcattgtattttgtgtttgatttgatgtaaagcactttgaaatgccttgctgctgaaatgtgctatacaaataaagtttgatttgattgattgattgattggtaaGCAGAGAATGGATAGTAACTAGAGTTCCACTAACatttgaagaagaaaagccTTATGAAACTGTGGgggaaaataattatattaatagaTAAAAGTTATGTTATTTGGTTGGTTCgcactaaaatatgttttaacctaccgtattttccgcactaaaacccttcaattttctcaaaagccgacAGTGCGCCTTATAATCCGGTGCGCCTTATATATGGACCAATATTGGGCCACAACAGGTCTCGCAACTATGGTAAGCAGCCGCCGACTTCATTTAACCCCGTAGAAAAAGAAGAACTCCAGCCGCTAGATATTGGTGTCACAGGACATTCAAAGCTAGATGACAGTGGATGACAGAAGGCGAACACACGTTCACCCAGACGGGGAGACAGAGCCGACGACATACGCcactatctgccagtggatcgtaAATGCCTGGGTTGATATGCCGCAGATGTGCATTAAAATCTCTTCTCGTTTGACTATGAGCAGAGGGAGTTCCAAGTCTTgtgtaaatctttatttatacagtacagacataaagtttggacacaccttctcattgaattcaattagaaagtgtgtccaaacttttggtctgtactgtatattatgAGTTTAGATACACCTATGGATTCTACAAAACTTGGAAATCAATAGTTGGACGAGAGTTACAGATTTGGCGAACAAAAAGCAAGCTCTCAACACAGCTATGAAAATTCCAGTAGATGACCTAGCTAAAGACCCTGGAATGACCACAATGGTAGCTAAACTAGATGATTTGTTCCTAAAAGAGAAAGAGGGGTCTATGAGGCTCAGCTCGCTGTTGCCTCACCAGCTTCGcttccgagcatttgaatgggaaaatgtgaaaatttagCAATTtcgaagaaaaaataatcagaattggttATGCTAAATGATAAATAggtactttatagtacaaaccacagggtgaaaatagcaatataaattattttatcattatatattatttttccatgatgacaggtgaggctctgcctCTCCTGACCACAAGTCATTGAACTCCATACACCAAAGAATCACCCACAGATGTAGTAATATTCATGATTCAGTGTTTAGGCTCGGCAATGGTAGACACTGCTTGCACTAGGACAGTTTGTGGACGAGTGTCTAGACATCTACAGTACTGCGTTATAAACAAAAAGAGTGAAGatcaaagagacagaaatgcaAAGTCACAGGCCCTTCGAGTTTGGAGGTGGAAAAGGTGTCTACTATGCCATCAAAAAGGTAAAGATATTTGCTAAAATTGGCAGCACAAAGTGCAATATAGAAACTGAAGTGGAACCTGCTAAC
This region includes:
- the fxn gene encoding frataxin, mitochondrial isoform X1, which produces MLLFAKTWKISPQICHLAASKLHLGTAKRTAGTYFHQLHMLSVLQKVQGWTSHHLHPSVLQPVGEHGWRRFEGSIRNLSLTSRRKKKLSHVHIRELSEGAYEKLADETLDALSDYFEDLADEAFSGTEYDVVFSSGVLTIKLGGGHGTYVINKQTPNRQIWLSSPTSGPKRYDWTGERWVYIHDGISLHQLLSKEFSVLFNKNIHLCHLPYS
- the fxn gene encoding frataxin, mitochondrial isoform X2 translates to MLLFAKTWKISPQICHLAASKLHLGTAKRTAGTYFHQHGWRRFEGSIRNLSLTSRRKKKLSHVHIRELSEGAYEKLADETLDALSDYFEDLADEAFSGTEYDVVFSSGVLTIKLGGGHGTYVINKQTPNRQIWLSSPTSGPKRYDWTGERWVYIHDGISLHQLLSKEFSVLFNKNIHLCHLPYS